The window TATTTTAGGCTCTTCTATTTTTTGCCACATCTCATTTAAATCATGTTGCATAGTATCTGATATTACATGTGCCTCTTCCGAAGATATAGAATAATCATGAATAATATAGCCTTGTCGTTTAAATAATTCCAGCGCAAGGCCCCAACAATCTAATCCCGTTATATCTCGACCCCCATCTACAAATGGAATACCTATTAGATCATCATAATTAAACATTGTTTCCATTCATACCTTCCTCTCCCCCAAATCGTGATGGGATTCTACATGTTTCCAATGTATTATTGCATGGCTCTTTACCTCCTGCATATCCACATCTAACCGACTTAAATCTATACGGACAATAATGCGCCATATAAATATGGGTTGGAAATTTAACTACTGTTTCTGGTGATGCCCCTAGTATAAATGTTACCCACTCCTCATCGTATTGAGTCGTTGTAACAGTAAATTCAAAAGCTTGTAACGGCTCTGTATTGTCTAGCATATTCGCATGTACAACATATATTATTACTTCAGCATCCGTGAACCCTTTGAATTTTTGTATATACTGTTGCAATGTTCCTGCACAGTTAGACACAGTCCAACTTAACTTAGGTTCTGTTTGCCCATCAATTGTATTGATATCAAAATTCATAGGATATGCTTGCCATTCTTGCCCATCCCATGTAATACTTTCTGTATTTCTAACCAAGCATATTGGCTCTGTTAATTCTGAATGGACCATTTTAACCAATACCAAGAAAGGGGCATCACTTGCTAATTTATTCTTTTCAATAATTGCCGTAGCAGGCCATCTTAGCATTTGTTACACCTCCTCAAATTGTAATGATCCATACCACCCAATTGGATAATCTAATCGGAAACTAAACTTATCTACGAATCTACATCTATATGTTTTCCCATCCGTATAGTTTTTAAATTCAAACTCTTCTGATGTTCTAACTTTCTTCCAGAATGCTTTTAACTTTTCATAGTTTTCATCGCTAAGTCCTAGCCATGTATATGTCCAGTTTCCAATCACCCTTGTAGTTCTCGGCCGTGTAATTTTATAGTTGGCATCCGTAGTGGATGTGATTGTACTATCTGTTAGTACTTCCGTATAAGTACTTCCGGAATTCGATGCAGCCGGAATAATCGGCTCCGGAATATCTGTAGGAAACACATACATTATCGCCTACCTCCTATTAATTGTTTCAAAATATCTTGGCTTCCATTTCGGTTACTAGCAATTTCTTCAATCACAATATTTACAATTTGTGTTTTCATATCACCAGTTGATGTCTCTTCCGTAACAGTTACTTTACTATTGGTGTAATTATTTACATTCACCATAACCGGTCCCCCGCCTATGGTATTCGCAATATTACGACCAAGACTAGCAAATGTATTTTGGTTTAAAGGTAATACAGCCTCACTATCTTTACCTTCCCCCATTAATGACATTACTGGAGCAGTAATTACACCACCACTTGCAAACTTATATGTAGGCATATGGGGCATTCTAGCAATGGCACTATTTACAAATCCTTGCATTGTTAATGTTTGTACATTACCCCCACTAGCAACACTTTTACCCCCTACGCCCAATGACTGTCCTAATAACGCCGCCGCTAATCTTGCAGCCGCTATCTTAGCAATGATATTGACTACTGTACTAAGAATTAATTTACCCATATTTTGGGTTAAATCTTTTACGCTTGTAATATCTGTTGCTAGATTTGAAAAGATAGAAGATAATCCACTAGCAAATGATTCAGCTGCTTCTGCTGTAGCAGCTGACATCGACATATTACCTTGTTCCCAAAGTTTATAGAATGTCTGTAGTTTAGCGGTATCGCCTTCCCAGTCCCTATATTGTTTTGCGTCTTTTGAACTTGTTAATTGTTGGAGTCTATTTGTATCATGTCGGCTAATTGCTAATTTAACAGCTTTATCATATGACTCACGTTCTGCCGTTTCACGTTCTGTTACTAAAGCTTTATATTTGGCTGTGTACCATTCCTCAACCTGTGCTTTAGCTTCCGCATCATCCTTTTGTTTTGCAACTGATTTTAGGCGTTCCTCTCGCTCTCTATCTAGTTCATTTTTAGATACAATAAACTGTTGTTCAGCTAAATTTTTATAGTTTCCTAAGATTTCTGCATTAGTTTTGGCTGTATCCAGTTTTAATTTATCCCGTTGCTCCTGTAGCTTTTTATTTACTTTATCTACTTCAACAGTTTTAAACTGATCTAATAGCTTTTCAGCATTTGAGGTATCAATCGTATCACTGACATCTTTAATCTTCTTGATTGCTTCAGATTTTTTCCGTACATCCTCTTCAATCTTTTGAATTTCACTTTCATAAGATGTACCAATTTCTCCGGTGATACTTTGCTTTAATTCACCTTCTAAATTCTTTAAATCCTTTTTAGCATCATCAATTGATTTTTGACGGCGTAATATATCAGCCCCAGTAAGGCCACCTTCACCCTTCATGTCTTTATAAAGTAATTGTGCATTGGCTGCCTTTTGAGACCTAATATCTTCCGTTCCTTCTGAACGTGTTATCCATTTATCAACTAACTTGGCCGCTAATCCTACATCTTGACTATTTCCAAGTTCTGCTAATGCTTTCTTATAATTATCCTTTTCTTTCCCATATAGCATTTCATATACCTGAAACGCTTGTTGAGTATGGATATCATATGGATCTGAATGATTCTGCTTTGCAAAGTTAAATAAGTCTTCTTTTCTATCTAACAACCATTGTTGAATACCGAATGCGCCCCCATTGGGATTTACAGCCTTTGCATTTAAGTTCTTTGTATTTCCGCCTGATTCAAGCATATTCCCACCAGCCATACCAAATGCTATACGTGGATCAATACCTTGATTAATCATGAAC of the Veillonella parvula genome contains:
- a CDS encoding C40 family peptidase, with the translated sequence METMFNYDDLIGIPFVDGGRDITGLDCWGLALELFKRQGYIIHDYSISSEEAHVISDTMQHDLNEMWQKIEEPKIGCLVIIRLAENEWANHCGVYIGNGHFIHAYCHETGVVIDRVRKWKSRILGFYIPTERALYND
- a CDS encoding DUF1833 family protein; this translates as MLRWPATAIIEKNKLASDAPFLVLVKMVHSELTEPICLVRNTESITWDGQEWQAYPMNFDINTIDGQTEPKLSWTVSNCAGTLQQYIQKFKGFTDAEVIIYVVHANMLDNTEPLQAFEFTVTTTQYDEEWVTFILGASPETVVKFPTHIYMAHYCPYRFKSVRCGYAGGKEPCNNTLETCRIPSRFGGEEGMNGNNV